Below is a genomic region from Sulfitobacter sp. OXR-159.
GATGCGCAGCACCAGCATGTCGAAACCGGTCAGCACCGTATGCACGTTGTCGTCGTTAAAGACCGAGTCCGGCAAGCGGTATAGATCGTTCAGCGGTCCAAGCGCTTGGGCCAATTCCTCATGCAGGCAGTCGCGGCTTTCTTGCGGGCTTACGTCGTTGGGCAGGAAAATCGCCAGTTTGCGCCGCTCGGTCAGGCGGGTCCAATCGGTGGCGGCGGAGCGCCTCGTGCGGCGGTACTCTTCAACTGTGCTGACATTTGGCACCACGAAACAGGCCGCCTGCGGCAAGAGCCGCCGGATCTGGCTGCGGTTCACCGCTTGAATGGTGATGCTCGCCTCTCCGCCCGTGACCTCACGCAGTTCCATCCCGGCTTCCCGGCGCAGGCGTGCCAGCAGCCGCGCAAGGTCCGGCCCTAAGGTCGCGGGCGGTTGCCCCAGAACGCGCAGGGTAATCGGCCCCTCAAAACGGGTCAGCACGGGCAGGGCGCGGCCGCTTTCCATCCGGAAGGACAGATCAAGGAAATCTTCGGCCAAGGCAGTATTCGACACATGCGGCGCAGTCGGGCGGGCTTGGGCGAACTGCTTCATCGGGGGCAGGGTGCTGTCGGCGATCACCGCGCGGGTCGCGACCTCGGAGTGAGAGGCCGGCACGCAGGCGTTCAGCAACATCATCAGCGGCAGGATCAGCCGCGCCTTTACCCCGCGCCTCATGCGCTTGGGCCTTTGCGCGACCTATTCCGCTGTGATCTATCGCAAACTGCGCATGGCGCTGCCGCTGTCTGTCCTTGCATTTGCCTGCCCCATCGGTCGTTTAAACCCGGGTCTTGGTGCCCGTGATTGACCTCAGCCTAGGCAGGCGAAAATTCAAAAGCGAGGAAAATACCCGCTTTTGACGTAAAGTCGCATGGGTGTTGCCGCTCTACCGCTGGCGGCGCGCCATAAAGGCCAGCCGCTCAAACAGATGCACATCCTGCTCGTTTTTCAGCAGCGCACCATGCAATTTGGGCAGGGCGTTGGGGCCATCCTTGGCCAGATCCTCGGCGTCCATATCCTCGGCCAGCAGCAGTTTCAGCCAGTCCAGCACCTCGGAGGTCGAGGGTTTTTTCTTTAGCCCCTGTTGCTCACGGATTTCGTAGAACTGCGTTAGCGCCATGGTCAGCAACTGCTGCTTGATGCCCGGATGGTGCACTTCGACGATTTGCTTGAGCGTCTCCATCTCTGGAAAACGGATGTAGTGAAAGAAACAGCGGCGCAGGAAAGCGTCGGGCAGTTCTTTTTCATTGTTGGAGGTGATGATGACGATGGGGCGTTGGCGCGCCCGGATCGTCTCGCCCGTCTCATAGACAAAGAACTCCATCTTATCGAGTTCCTGCAACAGGTCGTTGGGGAATTCGATATCGGCTTTGTCGATCTCGTCGATCAGCAGCACGACTTTTTCATCGGCATCAAACGCCTGCCAAAGCTTGCCCTTGCGGATGTAGTTCTTGACGTCATGCACGCGCTCATCGCCCAATTGGCTGTCGCGCAGGCGGTTCACGGCGTCGTATTCGTAAAGCCCCTGTTGCGCGCGTGTGGTCGATTTGATGTTCCACTCGATCATGCGCAGACCCAAGGCATCGCTGACCTGCCGCGCCAATTCGGTTTTGCCGGTGCCCGGCTCGCCTTTCACAAGAAGCGGACGCTCCAATGTAACCGCCGCGTTAACGGCAATTTTCAGGTCATCGGTAGCGACGTAGTCTTTGGTGCCTTGAAATTTCATCTTGTTTTCAACCTCGTGTGACGGGCGTTTGATCCTTGGCCTTTAACCAAAAATCAAAGGGATTGTGTAGTGACAATTGTTACCCGCTCAGATAGACGCTGCGGCAGGGAAGATGTCGGGAGACAGGCCTTTTTAATGTCTGAGTTGAAAACCGCCGGGGAAAAACAAATGAAGCAGGAAGTTTTCCTGCCGGACGATTATCGTCCGGCCGAGGACGAACCATTCATGAATGACCGTCAGCTTGAGTACTTTCGTCGCAAGCTGATCCACTGGAAATCGGAACTGTTGGCAGGCAGCCGTGACACCATTGAAGCACTGCAGGACGGCACCCGGAACATTCCGGATGTGACCGACCGCGCCTCGGAAGAGACCGACCGCGCGCTGGAACTGCGGACCCGTGACCGGGCCCGCAAATTGGTCGGCAAGATCGACGCGGCGCTGCGGCGGATCGACGAGGGAGAGTTCGGTTACTGCATGGTCACCGGCGACCCGATCTCGCTCAAGCGGCTGGACGCACGGCCCATCGCCACGATGACGCTGGAGGCGCAAGAGCGTCACGAGCGGCGCGAGAAAGTCCACCGCGACGACTGACATCACCTGAAACATCACACGCCGAGGCTCATGCTTCGGCGTTTGTGATTTGGGCGCGGGGCCAGCACGATCCGAAGCTTGTGAGCTGGGGTCTACCAGCTTGCCTAAGATCTGGGGCCTGCGATCTGGGACATACATGAAACCTTCCAATGCAATTGTCGTGGGCGGCGGGATCGGCGGGCTGGCCTTGGCCACGGCACTGGCCCGCAAGGGCGTGGCCGTGACCCTGCTTGAACAGGCCGCGCGGTTTTCCGAGATCGGCGCGGGGCTACAGATCAGCCCCAACGGCCTTGCCGTGCTGCGCGCGTTTGGGTTGGAACATGGGCTGAAGGCCCGCGGTGCCGTGCGGGGGCAGGCGGTGCGCCTTTGCGACTACGCGAAAGGCGCGCAGGTGGCCCGGCTTGATCTGACCCGCTTGGCCAATGATCAGCGTTACTATTTCCTCCACCGTGCCGACCTGATTGATCTGCTGCGTGAAGCCGCGCAGCGCGCAAACGTGAGTTTCGAGACCGACGCGCAGGTCGCCTCGATCCATCCCGGTGCCTTGCCGCAGGTGCAGATGGCCCGTGGCGGACGGCGGCGGGCGGAGTTGGTCGTGGCCGCCGATGGCATCCACTCGGTGGGGCGGGTGCAGTTGAACGGGGCGGATAAGGCGCGGTTCTCGGGGCAGGTGGCATGGCGTGCGCTGATACCCAACGACATAGACCACGGCCCAGAGGCGCGGGTCACCATGGGGCCGGGGCGGCATCTGGTCAGCTATCCGCTGCGCGAGGGGCGATTGGTCAACCTCGTCGCCGTGGAAGAGCGCGCCGATTGGGCCGCCGAAGGCTGGCATCACCATGACGATCCCGCCAATCTACGCCAAGCCTTCGCAGGTTTCGGCGGAGAGGCGGCGCAGATGCTGGGCGCGTTGCAGGAGGTGACCCTCTGGGGGCTGCATTACCATCCCGTCGCCGCCAATTGGCAGGCAGAAGGCGTGGCGCTGTTGGGCGATGCGGCCCATCCAACGCTGCCCTTTCTGGCGCAGGGCGCAAATATGGCGCTAGAGGATGCTTGGGTCTTGGCCGACTGCCTGACCCGCCAGCCCCGCGACGCAGCACTTGGCGCTTATCAAGCCGCCCGCATCGACCGCGCGCGGCGCATAGTCAAAACCTCGGAAGGCAACGCGGCACGCTATCACCTGCGGTCCGGCCCGGTCCGGTTTGCGGCCCATACCGGGCTGCGCGTCGCCTCCAAAATCGCGCCCGGCGCGATGCTGGGCGCGTTTGATTGGCTCTACGCCCATGACGTTACCAAAGCGTAAAGGCCACCGAGCTTAGCCGGAGGCCCAATTGGTCAGCCCGCCCGTTGCAGCATCCCGAAAAGATCACGCGGATCATCCGGATCGGCCAGCAGGTCGAGCGGCTGGAACAGCCCCGTCTCGGCGATTTGATCACGGACATAGCGCAGGGCCGAGAAATCCTCGATCGCGAAGCCCACGGAGTCAAACAGCGTGATCTGCTGCGCATCGCGGCGGCCTTCGGCCTGCCCGGTCAGCACCTGCCAGATCTCGGTCACCGGGTGGTCGGCCTCAAGCTGCTGGATCTCACCCTCGATGCGGGTCTGCTCGGGGTATTCCACGAAGATGCCCGAACGGTGCAGGATCGCGGGCGCGAGTTCCGTCTTACCCGGACAGTCGCCGCCGATCGCGTTGATGTGCACGCCAGAGCCGACCATATTGTCGGTCAGGATTGTGGCATATTGCTTGTCCGCGGTGCAGGTGGTGATGATCTGCGCGCCCATAATCGCCTCTTCGGCGGTGTCGCATTCCACCACCTTGATGCCATGGCCCGCCAGATTGCCTGCGCATTTGGCGGTCGCCGCGCGGTCGATATCGTAGAGCCGCACCTCATCCACGCCGCAGATCGCCTTCATCGCAAGGCTCTGAAACTCGGACTGCGCGCCATTGCCGATCATCGCCATGACATGGCTGCCCTTGGGCGCCAGCAACCGGGCCACCACGGCAGAAGTCGCCGCCGTGCGCAGGGCCGTCAGGATCGTCATCTCGGTCAGCAACACCGGGTAGCCGTTGGCCACATTGGCCAACAGGCCAAAGGCGGTCACGGTCTGAAAGCCGTCTTTGGTGTTGTCGGGGTGGCCGTTGACGTATTTGAAGCCGTAGACATCGCCGTCCGAGGTGGGCATCAGTTCGATCACGCCCTTCTCAGAATGGCTCGCCACGCGGGGGGTCTTGTCGAAAAGCTCCCAGCGTTTGAAGTCGGCTTCGATATAGTCGGCCAGCCCGCGCAGCATGTCTTCGACGCCGATATGGTGGATCAATTTCATCATCTGATCGACGGAAACGAAGGGCACCAGTGCCTTGTCGGAGGGGTTCAGATTGGTCATATTCAGGTCTTTCTATCAATAGGCACGGGTGGGGCGGTCGAACACGCGGCGGCCAAAGGCCGAGGCGGTGAGGTCCACCATCAGTTGCGCGGTGCGGCCCCGCTCATCGAGGAAGGGGTTCAGTTCAACCAGATCGAGCGAGGTCATCAAGCCGCTGTCCGACAGCATCTCCATCACCAGATGGCCTTCGCGTACCGTGGCGCCGCCCGGCACGGTGGTGCCCACGGCAGGGGCAACGGAGGGGTCGAGGAAATCCACATCCAGCGAAACATGGAGCATGCCGCCCGCCGCTTCGACCTTATCAAGGAAGCGCTGTAAGGGTTTGGCGATACCGCTCTCGTCGATCTCGCGCATGTCGACGTAAGTGACGGTGGTCTCCTGCAAGGCGGCGCGCTCAAGCGCATCGACAGAGCGCAGCCCGATCATGGCGATATTGTCATGGGGCAGGGGCGTGTCGATCTTTGGAAAGCCGTCGAACCCCTCGCGCCCGGTGACATAGCCCAAGGGCGTGCCGTGCAGGTTGCCGCTGTCGCTGGTCTGCGGCGTGTGGAAATCCGTATGCGCGTCAAGCCAGAGCACGAAAAGCGGGCGGCCTGCCTTTTCGGCATGGCGCATTGCGCCCAAGACAGTGCCAAGCGCCAGCGCGTGGTCGCCGCCCATGAAGATCGGCAAGCCGTCGTCCATCGCCGCATCGGCGGCAGCGGCGAGGCTCTCTGTCCATGCGATGGTTTCTTCCAGCGCGTGCAGTTTCTCGTGCTCTTTCGCTTGGAAGGGCGCGGGGGCGACATTGCCGCGATCGGTGACGCTGTGGCCAAGATCGCGCAGGGCACGTTCGAGCCCCGCAGTGCGATAGGCATCCGGCCCCATCAGGCAGCCGCGACGGCGCTTGCCGCTGTCCAGCGGGACGCCCAGCAAGATACAGTTTTGTTGGTTCGACATGGGGGACTCCTGAGCTGTTTGAACTCAGATAATCCGCGCATCTGTCTAACGACAAGCCGTCAAACTGACCGTTTCGGGGGCGTTTTTGACAAACTGAAAGAAAGTTCTTCCAGTTTGTCAGTTTTTTTGCTGGTTAGGCCGCTTTGCGCGCCGCGGCGACCCAAAGACCGACCAAGACGAAAGAGAAGATCGCGTTCCAACCCGCCATCGAAAGGCCCAGAAACTGCCAGACGATCTCATCGCACATGACTAGACCGCTCGGGCCTTCGGTGGAGAGAAGCGACCCGCCGTCAAGGCTGCCCAAGTCCATGCCACCGCCGGTGCAGGAACTCGGCCCCGGCCACCAGCCCCATTCGACGCCTGCGTGATAAACGCCGATCAGCGCCGTCACCGCCGCCGCCAAGGCCCCCAGCCACGCCAGCACGCGCGGCCCGCCAAAGAGCACGATCGCCCCAATCAGCACTGCCGCCGCATGGGGCCACCGCTGCCAAAGGCACATCTGGCAAGGCGCGTAGCCGCCCAGATGCTGGAAACCAAAAGCACCCAGCAACAGCGCGGCTGAGCCGAGTGTTGCCAGCGAAGTCAAAGTCTTACCTGTCATAGAACCTTTACCACCATGAAGCCGCCAATCAGCAGGGCGACGGCCAATGTGAACATCAAACCCAAGCGCCGTTCAATGAAATCTCGGATCGGTGCGCCAAAGCGCCACAGCAGCCCCGCCACCACGAAGAACCGCAGCCCACGCGCAAGGATTGAGGTCATGATAAAGGTGCCCAGCGGCATCCCGGTCCAGCCCGACATGATCGTGATGACTTTGTACGGGAAGGGGGTGACCCCGGCGACCAGCACCGCCCAAAAGCCCATGTCGTTGAAGCGGGTGGAAAATTCTGCCATCGCGTCGGACTTGCCCAGACTCGCAAGGATCGGCTGTCCAAGGCTCTCAAAGGCCAGCCCGCCAATGGCATAGCCCAAAAGCCCGCCCAGAACGGAGGCCAGTAGCGCCACCCCCGCGATCAGCCACGCGCGGTTGGGCCGCGCGATAATCATCGGAATCATCAAGATATCAGGGGGGATCGGAAAGAAAGAACTTTCGACAAAAGCGACAACGGCAAGCGCCCAGAGGGCATGGCGATGTTGGGCCAAGCCCAGGGTCCAGTCATAAAGGCGGCGGATCATTTAGGGGGCTCCGGCTGTTTTATATGCCTCACCATGTCGCGCGACCAAGGTCAAGCGCAACGCTGTGCAGAAACAGGGTGAAAATCCACTTGCCCCACGCGCTTTTGCAGGCTACATCGCCCCACGTGCCCAAGTGGCGGAATGGTAGACGCAGGGGATTCAAAATCCCCCGCCGCAAGGCGTGCCGGTTCGAGTCCGGCCTTGGGTACCAATGGCTTACGCCATGCTCCGCATCCCCT
It encodes:
- a CDS encoding DUF2927 domain-containing protein; the encoded protein is MRRGVKARLILPLMMLLNACVPASHSEVATRAVIADSTLPPMKQFAQARPTAPHVSNTALAEDFLDLSFRMESGRALPVLTRFEGPITLRVLGQPPATLGPDLARLLARLRREAGMELREVTGGEASITIQAVNRSQIRRLLPQAACFVVPNVSTVEEYRRTRRSAATDWTRLTERRKLAIFLPNDVSPQESRDCLHEELAQALGPLNDLYRLPDSVFNDDNVHTVLTGFDMLVLRIYNDPALRSGMTRDEVAARLPGILARLNPGGGTVAPRPARATPQVWSRAIQTALGRDVGRNARMSAAQDALRIAQAQGWQDNRHAFSHYAMGRVTQMTDPAAAQTHYQMADTLYSRTPGTTLHRAYVATQRAGYAVTIGDGAGALALIEPHLPIAEVSENAALLATLMLLKAEALEIEGRGIEARRVRLDSIGWARYGFGPDWAVRAKLREIASLNPRNG
- a CDS encoding MoxR family ATPase; protein product: MKFQGTKDYVATDDLKIAVNAAVTLERPLLVKGEPGTGKTELARQVSDALGLRMIEWNIKSTTRAQQGLYEYDAVNRLRDSQLGDERVHDVKNYIRKGKLWQAFDADEKVVLLIDEIDKADIEFPNDLLQELDKMEFFVYETGETIRARQRPIVIITSNNEKELPDAFLRRCFFHYIRFPEMETLKQIVEVHHPGIKQQLLTMALTQFYEIREQQGLKKKPSTSEVLDWLKLLLAEDMDAEDLAKDGPNALPKLHGALLKNEQDVHLFERLAFMARRQR
- the dksA gene encoding RNA polymerase-binding protein DksA translates to MKQEVFLPDDYRPAEDEPFMNDRQLEYFRRKLIHWKSELLAGSRDTIEALQDGTRNIPDVTDRASEETDRALELRTRDRARKLVGKIDAALRRIDEGEFGYCMVTGDPISLKRLDARPIATMTLEAQERHERREKVHRDD
- a CDS encoding FAD-dependent monooxygenase, yielding MKPSNAIVVGGGIGGLALATALARKGVAVTLLEQAARFSEIGAGLQISPNGLAVLRAFGLEHGLKARGAVRGQAVRLCDYAKGAQVARLDLTRLANDQRYYFLHRADLIDLLREAAQRANVSFETDAQVASIHPGALPQVQMARGGRRRAELVVAADGIHSVGRVQLNGADKARFSGQVAWRALIPNDIDHGPEARVTMGPGRHLVSYPLREGRLVNLVAVEERADWAAEGWHHHDDPANLRQAFAGFGGEAAQMLGALQEVTLWGLHYHPVAANWQAEGVALLGDAAHPTLPFLAQGANMALEDAWVLADCLTRQPRDAALGAYQAARIDRARRIVKTSEGNAARYHLRSGPVRFAAHTGLRVASKIAPGAMLGAFDWLYAHDVTKA
- a CDS encoding ornithine cyclodeaminase; the encoded protein is MTNLNPSDKALVPFVSVDQMMKLIHHIGVEDMLRGLADYIEADFKRWELFDKTPRVASHSEKGVIELMPTSDGDVYGFKYVNGHPDNTKDGFQTVTAFGLLANVANGYPVLLTEMTILTALRTAATSAVVARLLAPKGSHVMAMIGNGAQSEFQSLAMKAICGVDEVRLYDIDRAATAKCAGNLAGHGIKVVECDTAEEAIMGAQIITTCTADKQYATILTDNMVGSGVHINAIGGDCPGKTELAPAILHRSGIFVEYPEQTRIEGEIQQLEADHPVTEIWQVLTGQAEGRRDAQQITLFDSVGFAIEDFSALRYVRDQIAETGLFQPLDLLADPDDPRDLFGMLQRAG
- the rocF gene encoding arginase, whose product is MSNQQNCILLGVPLDSGKRRRGCLMGPDAYRTAGLERALRDLGHSVTDRGNVAPAPFQAKEHEKLHALEETIAWTESLAAAADAAMDDGLPIFMGGDHALALGTVLGAMRHAEKAGRPLFVLWLDAHTDFHTPQTSDSGNLHGTPLGYVTGREGFDGFPKIDTPLPHDNIAMIGLRSVDALERAALQETTVTYVDMREIDESGIAKPLQRFLDKVEAAGGMLHVSLDVDFLDPSVAPAVGTTVPGGATVREGHLVMEMLSDSGLMTSLDLVELNPFLDERGRTAQLMVDLTASAFGRRVFDRPTRAY
- a CDS encoding disulfide bond formation protein B, with product MTGKTLTSLATLGSAALLLGAFGFQHLGGYAPCQMCLWQRWPHAAAVLIGAIVLFGGPRVLAWLGALAAAVTALIGVYHAGVEWGWWPGPSSCTGGGMDLGSLDGGSLLSTEGPSGLVMCDEIVWQFLGLSMAGWNAIFSFVLVGLWVAAARKAA
- a CDS encoding YqaA family protein — encoded protein: MIRRLYDWTLGLAQHRHALWALAVVAFVESSFFPIPPDILMIPMIIARPNRAWLIAGVALLASVLGGLLGYAIGGLAFESLGQPILASLGKSDAMAEFSTRFNDMGFWAVLVAGVTPFPYKVITIMSGWTGMPLGTFIMTSILARGLRFFVVAGLLWRFGAPIRDFIERRLGLMFTLAVALLIGGFMVVKVL